Within the Xiphophorus couchianus chromosome 17, X_couchianus-1.0, whole genome shotgun sequence genome, the region TAAGTCCAGAGTCCTCTGAAGCCACCCGGAGACCGTTCTCTAAACTGGTCACTTTGGTTTCAGGGACATTTAGCGCCACCTGCTGAGCGGCCGGAGTAGCCAACAGTCGCCGGGGTCCAACAGGAAGCTGAACAGGACAAAAGTGAAAGGTGGACTTAGAAATTATTTAGGCAAATCCCTGCAGATATTcatgaatatttacaaaaactgcAAGCATGAGTATTTAATCATTTCGgtttagatttttcttaatTATGAGAAACAAATCCAACCAAATTGTTAGTTCTGGGTGTTTCATGTTGTAGTAATTATTCATCTTGCCCTTACAACTTTCTTAAATTGTAGAACtcattcttttaaaatcttttaacttCCTATTTTGGGGCATTTACTTTATTTCCTACTTTAACTGACCAGTGTTCCTattcatgtttaaattttttttttttttttaaaaagcatccccacagcataatgttgccactaccatgtttcaccatggagATGGTgtacagtgttagttttctgtcacacacacatgactTTGCATGCAAGtcaaaaagtttgattttggtctcatctgaccacagcaggttaaataaattaatttatgactgcaaaaaaaaaaaaaagtaagaaatttaAACAGGCCATCAGCTATCATATCATAGGGGAAAATTTTGATAACTTCTATCATAACCTGAAAACCGTTACAATCCCCCCAAAATCCCACAGTCTAAAATCCTTAGTCTCTAGATAAGCAACTAGAAATTGCAAGCACTCACAGATAAAGATTAACTTAACTCAACTCTTAAAGTAAGAACAAAAAGTATAGACATGGGATGACAGGGGGGGTGAGGGGGTATGGAGGTTGACTTGGGCCCCAAAATTACTAAGCCCCGCCTCTGTAAACGGCAagtcatgatgatgatgatgcttgATTTAAACAACTTATGTGAGTTTTTAATCACTCAGCACTATAATTAACAGCCAATGGCCACAGCTTTGGTTTATTAAACCGAGGAAGCAGACAGGAAGCATTCCAAATGAATAACAAAAAGATCCTGTAAAACCTTACCGTAAGGTTTTACTCCATTATTCTGCGCATAgcaactacaagaaaaacaacaacgcAGAAACGCAGGAAAGAGACGCATAGCGCACTCTGCTTACCCCGTTAGGACAACGCGTCTTCACTAAACATCTTTGAAGAAGATATCTCCCTGCTGACGTGAGGCGCTGTAAGGACGCCGCcatattgtttatttgtaaCACTGCGCAAGCGTGGGGCCAACGCAACATCCGTCAAGTTTTACATAATAAGACCGTACAAATGTCTACAGTatgaacaatttttaaaaacaaattacataaaCTGTGATGTTGCCTTCCTTCTAAACAATgttaaaattgtgtttaaaaagtgaattgaCAGTTTTGACAGTCACGAAGATGTAAACGATACCCACATAATATGCAATTCCATCTATGGGTCGGTGCAAACATTTTAGGAACACGTGGAaccatttttttcatgttctttcAGACGGACGCGTTGATCTGATTTACAACTCTcagcaaacaaacacatctaGTAATAAtagttaacatttattttgaaagggctAGAGCTGGGAAGCGGAAGTACGAGGTTAGCCTAGCGCGAATTTCTTGCATTGTAAGGCGGTGCTGTGCGCCAAGTCCTTATAGTTGTTGGAGAAACCAAAGTCCTCTCTTATGTAGCTACAGCCAGATATTTCACGGTATCCGGGTGAcgctttagtttagtttttggtGAGTTCAACTTTCATCTCAGCTGCGTTATTAGCAGCTGTTGGGTGTTGGGATTAGCTGAACCGCTGTCAGGTGCTCTGAACTTTGGTGCGATACTGAAGACTGTCTGTCTTTGCACTGGCTTTCAGGAAAACATGGCGGAGCTGATGGACGGAGGCCTGGAAGACGGAGAAATTTCCGGCTCGGACTCTGAGATGGGTGGCGCTGCGGCCGAACTAGCGCGAGTTCGGGGGCTTTCGGCGTTCGGCGGGGACTCCTTCCAGCCCAGACCCGCTGCTGTTAACCAGCCTCCCGCCGCCGCCTACCGGAGCTCCGCCAAGGCGGCGGAGTCTAGCGACAGTGACGCGGACTCGTCAGACGAGGAGGCCGCTGTGTGGCGTCGAAAGCGGCTAAAGGTGTCAAACGCCCCGCCGCCGGCGGCCGCCTGTCCCGCGCGGTTCGGTCCGCCCCCCGTGTCCGCCTGCGGGGCGCCTGGAAGCCGCAAGGTGAACAACATCTGGGGCTCAGTGGTGCAAGAGCAGTGCCAGGATGCCATAACCGCGGAGCTGGGTGTGTTTGGCATGGAGGGCGTCAGCATGGCCAGCAGAAGTGTTGAGACTTATAACTTCGTCTTGGCTCGGAAGATGATGGAGAAGGAGAGGGAGATGGAGAGGCAGTCTAGGCAGGAAGGAGAGGTGAGCATGCTGGATGCTGATCTGGAGGATTACATGAAAGGCCGAGGGTCAGAGGACAGAGCGGGGGGTGACGCTAAGAGAAAGCGGCCTGCCAAAGACAGAATAGGACCTAAAGCCGAGATGCACATCAAGGGCCGGTATGAGATCACAGAGGACGACCCAGACGATAAGGTGGTGGAGGAGATCGCGTACAGACTGCAGGAGCCGAAGAAAGAACTGATCGAGCGAGTGGTCCGGGTCGTTGGGAAGAAAAAAGCCATAGAACTGCTGGGAGAGACTGCCACGCTGGAGGAAAACGGTGGCATGTACACTATGGACGGGAGCAGGCGGCGAACACCTGGCGGAGTGTTCCTCAACCTGCTGAAGAACATGCCCAGCGTCAGCAAGACCCAGATCAAGAAGATCTTCTTGGAGGAGCACCAGAGGGACTGCAAGAGCAAGAAGGCGGCGCAGAAGCGAAGGCGGCACCTGCTGGCCAAGAAGATGAAGCAGGCCATCGGCACGCTGAACCTGCAGGAGCATGACGATGTCTCCAGGGAGACGTTCGCCAGCGACACCAACGAGGCCTTGGAGTCGCTGGAGGAGCCTGcggagggagagatggaggaagaggaagaggcgAAGGAGGAGGCTGCTGCTGGGACTGAGGAGATGCCTGTGGTTTACAACTCTGCAGACCTGGAGGTCTTCTGAGGGGGGATTACAGCGAGAACAAAAGTAACTCTTAACTACAGTGAAAATGGCACactgaaagcactgcattttGGAGAACATCGAACTCTCCGACTCTggtgtctgttttttgtttgtaataaaagAATCTGtgctgaaattttttttgtgggggttCTGGCTTGATATGATCATTGCCTTTAAATAAGTTTTGTCTGAACCTTTTGATGTTTTCTCCAACTACAGTGAGCTTTATCATTGTAGCTGAGGTTGGATTCTGATCTATTAAACTCATTACAAAGCATTAATGATTCAGTAATATTTAACCCAGCCAATGATGGCCTTTCTCAACGCTGCCAGTTAGAAAAAGAACAGCCGGAAGTTTGCATCAACAATGCAGCATCTCTGGAGTTCTGTTCAGGCACGGTGCAAACTCCACAACAAGGATGAACTATAGTTATTGCAGTCCCGACAAAAGCCCACTAGGTGGCAGACATGCTACTTACCAGAACAGAACGTCTCCTTGaacgttttacattttgtcacgctccaaccacaaccttgtattttgatacatttttgcGATTAACATTACATACAGACAagagcataaaaaaatatatacttgttttttatttacaaatacaatttttttaagaGCAATGAGAATTTTATAGTCCAGTTTATTCTGATTTCCGTGAATAACCTCAGATTTCACATCATTAGCAAATGAAGTCCATCCGTTTGTGATTTATACTCATTATAAATCCAGCAattttgttagagaacattagaaaAGAGAGAACggaaatatatataaagtataatGTTAGGGGTGGGGGAGAATAACCCTACTTCCCCCCACACCCCTTTTTTTTGCACTGGAGTTGTGTGCACTACTTTCCTCTAATAGATAGAGAAAAATTTGTGGAGTGGCTTAGTTCCTCCAACCTGCCCATGACATACGCTATACTTATTTTGTCAgggaaactgtaaaaaaaaagtcttgtatttactataaatttttaaatatattactttAATAGCAAATTATGTTGTTGGCTCAAAAACCTTGTATTATTTGGCAGTTACATCATTgcctttacatttaaaattgatAAATTCATAACATCGTTGGTTGTGATTACATCAGCGGCTGCTACAGATGGAATTCGTAGATCTGAATTCCAACTTCCATAATAAATCGAAAGCAGAATTAGCTTCAATAAAGAATCACTGGTGGATATTTTTCTATAAAGGCAAAATGCACGCATTAGTGCGCCTGTAATGCCCTGTTTAAGAGAAGCTGTAACGTTTCAGGAAGCAATTTCTGCTTCGTTTAAGTTAAACGTTTAAATCTCGCCTCACAAATGGCTTCAACTGACGGCTGAGCCTAAATCAAAGTAAAGTTTCCCATGGTCTGACAGAAACCCAGAAACTGAGGGAGCGTTTAAAGGCGGCGGTGGATTTGTCGCCTGAAACGCGTTGCAGAGGATCATTACGTCCGCTCATGGCTGCCACATGAAAGCCCAGAGGCACGCTTCATAATCCCGTCACTTAGCGACTGTCTGAGTTGCTTGTGGATGTGCTTTCTCTGATAATCTGTTGCTACGACAtcgccttgaaaaagtattcctACCCCACACAACCAACTCCTCTGAGCCAAATCCCTTTTCACTGCAAATACAGCTTCTCTCAACTTGGAGAGGACATGTCTGACAACTAGCTGGTTGGTatattctcccacctgagcagTGCATCTATGTCGCTCCTAGAGTTAGCATGAGCCTCTAGgctgtttctctgtttaatgATCTCTGTCAGTTTGCATGTAGGGCATTGGGTTGCAATGGATTTTATGTAGGGAGTATACTGTAGAACAAGAAGCACATCAATGTTGTGAGATTGTAGGGTGAGAATACTTTTCCGAGGTACAgtaagtggtaaaaaaaaaaagcaagctaATTAAGTCTACAAAAAGGTAAGGAGACCGGGGTGTATTACTGTCACGTCCTCTGATGTTTTGCTGTGGTTTATCTCATTTGTCACCCTGAGTAGAAATGAGATATTTACTTTAATCGCAAAAGTGATCAAAGCCTGGATTATCAAAGAACTTGGTGCGCTGCAGGAGGTGAGTGATATTCTGCCTCATCTTATTCATGTGGATTTGTTACCCACTGTCTCTGGTCTCAGGGCCTCTGTATCTGTCACCTGGCAACGAACTTGTTGCCTGGATACAGCACGCCATTTCTTATTTCCCTTGGATCAAACAAGACCAGAGCTGAATTGCTGGTATCTTTGGGTGACCCAGTTCATCTGTGACACAGACGGATTACTCACTACTTAGCATGTCCCACCGTGAGCTCTTTAGTGTCTTGCAATGAccagaaaagcagaagtgacGTTTTGTACCTGTCGGAGCAAATCTCAGAGACATCAGGAGGGGTTTCCGTCACTGTCCACCACAGATTTGCACTCTGACCGAAGAAAGACTAGGATCTCTTTCTGACCAGTCTCTCTCTCCCCTGTAGCATGTCCTCTCAGCTACAGAATTTGGCCCAGAGTACAGCACCAAAGATGAGTTAGATAATATCATCAGATGACTATCGAGAAGAGGCAGTGACTCATCTCTTTCTGTGAAACAAAGGTGACCCAGTTGGGAGTGGTGAAGAGACAACGGATCACATTCATTAAGTATGTCAGCTCTGGGGGAGACTGTAAGATTAATTCCTGCTATGGTTTCTGGAAAACAAACCTGGATATTTTGTTTGCAAGGACCTTGATATCAGATGTTTTATGtgcaattattattttgtctatTTAGGGACTAAAAGCTACCCAAACCATGAATGAACTGGGAGTAAGGCAAAcgtttggtttaattttaattgccACAACCAGACCTGATTGCTGCCTTGCCTGTGGAGTCAGCTTTAGTGTTTTCGTTGGTAGCTTGGTGTAAAACACTTTCACctgccttgttactgaaatgtgatatacaaataaatttgacttgacTAGTTATCTAGACGTTGCTTTGAAGTTAAATTGACCAATTTTGAGGTAGTCCAATGTCAAATTCATTTTGAAACCAAGAATTGGGTGCAGAAGATTGAATtacatcattatttttcttccgtgTTGCATAGTTATTCTGGACAGTCCACAGTGCAAAGTCTACATACACTAATCATAggtgtcttttttatttttaattgactcGTTCTTTGCCAAAATGGATGACTGACCATATTTAACCACGCAACTAGACAAAATTGGTTGAGTTAAGCTCAAATGTGTTGCTGGAACGCCAAACTGTGTCTAAGTTTAAATATCTAGTCACTGATTTGACTCGAAGTTGATGGATTTGGAGGTAGACCTCTTCTACATTATTCCTCTAACCTTTCCAAAACCAGTTTTCATGGTGCGCCGGAAACCACTGCTctgctgaaacaaaaagaaacttgcTGATTGTTACTTAAAACATGGGGACAGAAGGGACATAATTTAATGTCTAGACTAAAAGGAGTGGATATGTCTCTTTGTCTCTCCAGCAACTACTAGCAAAACGTAGAGCAACCGGAGTGATTTGAAATCTTAGTTGTGTTGTCTTTTTGTTACCTAAGAATATATTTGAGTGGGTATGAAGCCTCTGTGTCTAAATGCAGCTCCAAAGCCACCGGTTTCCTTTTTAATTTCCTCCCTTTTCACGAACTAGATGGGGCGTCTTCCCAAGCATTCCCTTCAGTTCCTCATGCCTCGACGTGGGTGACCTTTTTAGTTCTGGCTTACCAGCCAACTGTGCCAGCAGTATTTATGCCTCTACTCTTGCAATGCACCATCTTTCTGCGACACAATTACTGCTGATTATACGGCAAAGCAGGTCATTCCTGCTGTGACGTTCAGGAAACCTTAATTAGAATTTCACAGGAAGGAAACCTCATGTACTGTCGTGTAATTCTGAAATGTCAACTGATAATGACTGGGTTTAAATGTGGAAGCATTCTGCGAGTGGCAGATGTACACATTTCTCACTTCTTCGATTTTCTCCCCGCTTGGAATCAAAGGGAAATGTACTATTTCAGAGGCACAGGTGGACTTAATAGAGCAGATTACTGACGCAAAGCAAGACGAGAATCCCCAGTTGGAATTTTCTttagatctaaaaaaaaaaaaaaaaaaaaagcatggtCACCATTGTTATGAAAATTCTTCAGGTTTGGCCCCTTTTTGGCTTGCATTGTGGCCTAGTACATATGCACCAGTTTTCATGTGCATATGTGAAACTGTTCAAAGGGACCGTTTATGCCCATTTTAACTGTTTTgatatacaaaataatttaattagcTTGAACTTACGCCAACATTTCCTGGATTTTCATGTGTTTAGTCTCTCAGACAACAGTTCATATGTTGGAAGACCAATAATGTAAAAACTCTGGCATTTTAATAACAGCTTCTACGGAAGCCCGGACAGGCAAGggaagagcttttttttttttaatacttttatcagtctgactgaattttatttttttcatctgaaaataacaataataacaaaaagcTTAGATTCAAATATTGTCaagttttgtttagttttggttttttctcCAGAAACTTTTTGCCTGGAGAGGAgtacaaaatattgtgatgtgtgaaatttgatcaattttacaCCTGGATAAAAGGTGTAAAATTTATAGAAAAAGTCAGAAAGATTTTTTCTATAAAGTCTTTCTGACTATAAGATAAATTTTGCTCATTTCTACaatagaaaggaaaagaaaaatgtatcttaagtgttatttttttccttgcttAATGACAAGATGGaaaacaaattgattttaaaatttttgaaagtctttttcttcttcttctcaacCATCACACAcaggaaaggagaaaaataattatttgcacgatgagaagaaaaaaataaaactggaaaagacaaaaaatatatatattttcttttccttgttgGATGATaacgggggaaaaaaacttggaaatattTCATGACAGAATCTTGGCATTCTGGGCTGACgtggaaaaaaagactttttaaaaaatcaatttttttttttcttttccgtGTGTGTTGgaagacaagaagaagaaacctaagcatgaaaaacaagacttgagaaaacatttttcctactCTCTTGGTAGAGAAAAATTCTTTTGTAGTCAGAAATGATTAACAGCAAAATAATAGATCAAACTTTTtgcatcataatttttttaattctcttctataggaaaaaaaaacttccacaaggagaataaaacatttttgtaaatattttaacgTGCAAGTAAGTCACGTTCTTACTTGACttttaaagtgaagaaaaataccatccagccagatctagagaaatggacattttcttcctcttttgtttttttgcctttcAGGGCTTCTGCACACTTCAGTTTTAATGCCAAGTCCTAATTAAAAcgagaaagaaattaaaatattcaacactaaacttttaatttcaattGCATGCATAGAAGTGTCAACCAACAGAGTGGAAAGCAGAGATGCAAACTTTTCACAGTCTTGCTAGTAACATACATTCTTATATATTCTTGTGACAGACGAGGCACTTGAACTTAAAAGTGCAGGACAGGTCAGTTAATAAGATTCTCTTGTCAAGCATCGACTCAGACTGACAGATTGCTCTGGGATCGCTATTAATGGCCCAGTTTGAAGTCGTTTGCATGGAAACAATAGGCCTGCCTGCATCCAAGATGGATGAGCAATCACTACTCTCCATCACTACTTTGGTTTTCATTTGGAAAAGCACATTCTCAGACAAAAACTCCTAGAGCTGTGTGATGCCATCATCACAAAGATCTCTGAAAACTTGCtacaaatgaaaaagtttttgttcagCCTGATTTGGATAGCTTTGTTACAAGATAATTACCTCCAGATATGTGGGaatctgtgaaacaaaaatagCCTACTGTCAAGTATCTTGAAACTGCAGTGTCATTCCTTTTTTCTAGAGAGCCTTGTCCAGTTCGATAACTCTCTTCACAGCTCGCTCTCCACTAAACATTTTGGCTAGGGCCGCCCGGTGGCCCGGAGGACAGTCTCATTAATCTGACGGATGACTTCTCCGCCCCCGTCATGCCAGGCTTCTATTATGTCGACCAGTGTGTAATCGCCCAGACTGGCGCACCATTAAGATGAATCTGGTGTGTTCCCTAAAGCGCTCTTGGCAGTCCGCACGGCTCACATTTGTGGCCCGCATCGGGGAGGATGTAGGTCACCGGGAACGCGTGCTGTGAGATGACATCAAAAAGTTCCCGGTGAGGCAGAAGCTGTCAGTGACCTATAAACTGGCGTCTTTAGTTAACGTTATTTGTACCTTTTTAGGTTTTTGCTGTTGCCAAACGGTAGCGGTTTCTAATATGTGGCCAGACGCCCAGGGTGGCTTCTGCTTCAGGGCGGCATCGGTAAACAGTTTTGCAGTTAAATCTCTGGCCAATTTCTTGCTtgaaaagtaattatttcacaaaaagtaGGACTTTTTATAACAGTTGTGTAAATTAATTTGGGTTTCTTGAAGTGCAATAGTCAAAATTGTcttatttaccaaaaaaaaaaaaagatgttaattGACAATTGTGCAGTGATAGTTGTGTCTTGATCAAAATGCAACTCATAATTATATAGATATTTGACTAATGGTGcgattgtatttattttctatagtgtttagtttttatgtttgtattgtATACTTTTAACTGTATAGTATATGTCATGTATACATGCCTTGCTGTGTGTGCttactgaattatttttgtttctcccacatttttcaaataaaatattctaagaAATTTTGAGTGTGTTTCTATGATGGTGCCTGGTAATCTAAATGATGTCACATTGGGGCATGTTGGCCCCAGACACCAAACAGGTTAGGACTGTCCCTGTTCCCAAGTACTAACGTGATCTAAATAGAaccaatgtttttgttaaaattgtagaaaaagGAGATGAGAAACGAGAAAAAGGCAggggaaaaaacccaacttATTAACTCCTATTAACTTTCAGGTGATCACCAAAGGGAACTCTGGAGGTTATTTATAACAAAACACTGTATGTCTGCTTTAAAACCGTGGTCAACTCTGAAAAAGCACCTGACGCGAAGGTAGCTGCGTTTACAAATGTGCGCATAACTTTGTCAACATtgggaaattgtgtttttcgaCAGTAgaaatactgttaaaaaaaacaacacaatttcacaactgAGTTGTTTCCCTTTAATAAggaacacaattaaaatctcacctgaataagtttgttcacgtaAACATGCTGCACCGCAAcgctcctaccacttcctgtcgtcttcttcttcgtagtttgcgccagtggcaacgTCCGGTTGTTGATCGTGtgtagaaaaaatgtttccattgcaaaccaattttgatacgaccaaataaaattaacttaaaacaaaaaacacctcatTGTACCGCCTCAacttttttgtagaaaaacaggagttttttcaaaatgtatttttgttatgtCAATTATACGGTCATTGGAGATGCAGCTAATATCCTAATATCAATTTTACTAGGGCATACGTCTCAAGGCATGTCTTCTGTGCctccaaataaaatgtatggaAAATTCTAATGAAACACTGTGCTGCCCAAAAATCGACCGGAGGACTGAATGTTTGAAAGGAAACATAAAGGATAAATGGAAGAATtatgcaaaaattaaaacacattgcaGTAGCAGCACACATTctacaaaaagtcaaaaaacatttaagaaatgtgcaaaatgtgtatAAGTGTGTCCAAAATTGATAATCAGACAAAACATCTAAGTTAATTAAGATTTACCAACAAATGATAAtgatcaaaatttaaaaaataagaacttaGATTATTAATTCGGCAGAAAAGgcggtagttttttttttttttagggatttttgtgtttctaaaaaatatcccggctttttttcaaagttttgataACAAAGACTTTTagtgcatatttatttattgggtgACTTTTTAAGTTATGGACATCAAATAATCAAAGTATGTGGCTGCAAGGtgaaataaagtggaaaatttcaaagggtgtgaataatttCATGAGACTGGTCGAATATT harbors:
- the phax gene encoding phosphorylated adapter RNA export protein; the protein is MAELMDGGLEDGEISGSDSEMGGAAAELARVRGLSAFGGDSFQPRPAAVNQPPAAAYRSSAKAAESSDSDADSSDEEAAVWRRKRLKVSNAPPPAAACPARFGPPPVSACGAPGSRKVNNIWGSVVQEQCQDAITAELGVFGMEGVSMASRSVETYNFVLARKMMEKEREMERQSRQEGEVSMLDADLEDYMKGRGSEDRAGGDAKRKRPAKDRIGPKAEMHIKGRYEITEDDPDDKVVEEIAYRLQEPKKELIERVVRVVGKKKAIELLGETATLEENGGMYTMDGSRRRTPGGVFLNLLKNMPSVSKTQIKKIFLEEHQRDCKSKKAAQKRRRHLLAKKMKQAIGTLNLQEHDDVSRETFASDTNEALESLEEPAEGEMEEEEEAKEEAAAGTEEMPVVYNSADLEVF